The following coding sequences lie in one Arachis hypogaea cultivar Tifrunner chromosome 9, arahy.Tifrunner.gnm2.J5K5, whole genome shotgun sequence genomic window:
- the LOC112711491 gene encoding malate dehydrogenase [NADP], chloroplastic, translating into MAVAELNSAFTKTHFHSSQLSFLSRSVPKHQHCDFPTLHRTQQHARISCSVTQNQVQAPAVQIQEPKSKSDCYGVFCLTYDLKAEEETKSWKKLINIAVSGAAGMISNHLLFKLASGEVFGPDQPIALKLLGSERSLQALEGVAMELEDSLFPLLREVSIGIDPYEVFQDAEWALLIGAKPRGPGMERADLLDINGQIFAEQGRALNAVASRNVKVIVVGNPCNTNALICMKNAPNIPAKNFHALTRLDENRAKCQLALKAGVFYDKVSNVTIWGNHSTTQVPDFLNAKIDGMPVIDVIKDRKWLEEEFTEKVQKRGGVLIQKWGRSSAASTAVSIVDAIRALITPTPKGDWFSTGVYTDGNPYGIAEGIVFSMPCRSNGDGDYVLVKDVIFDDYLRNRIAKTEAELLAEKRCVAHLTGEGIAVCDLPGDTMLPGEM; encoded by the exons ATGGCTGTGGCAGAGTTGAACTCAGCTTTCACAAAGACTCATTTTCACTCTTCCCAGCTCTCATTTCTATCAAGGAGTGTCCCCAAACACCAACACTGTGATTTTCCAACTCTTCACAGGACCCAACAACATGCAAGGATTTCTTGTTCTGTTACACAAAA TCAGGTGCAGGCTCCAGCTGTGCAAATTCAAGAGCCAAAGTCTAAATCTGATTGCTATGGAGTTTTCTGCCTCACCTATGATTTGAAGGCT GAAGAAGAGACAAAATCCTGGAAGAAATTAATTAACATTGCAGTCTCAGGTGCTGCTGGAATGATTTCCAATCATCTACTTTTCAAG CTTGCTTCTGGGGAGGTTTTTGGTCCAGATCAACCTATTGCGCTGAAACTATTGGGATCGGAAAGATCATTACAAGCTCTTGAAG GTGTTGCAATGGAACTGGAGGATTCTTTGTTTCCGTTGCTGAGAGAGGTGAGTATTGGTATTGATCCTTACGAGGTGTTCCAAGATGCAGAATGGGCATTGCTAATAGGTGCAAAGCCTCGAGGTCCCGGAATGGAGCGTGCTGACTTGTTAGACATAAATGGGCAAATTTTTGCCGAACAG GGAAGGGCACTAAATGCTGTGGCATCTCGCAATGTCAAAGTTATAGTTGTCGGAAACCCTTGCAATACAAA TGCATtaatatgcatgaaaaatgctccTAACATTCCTGCAAAAAATTTCCATGCCTTAACTCGCTTAGATGAGAACAGAGCTAAATGTCAG CTGGCCCTCAAGGCAGGTGTTTTCTATGATAAAGTGTCAAACGTGACAATCTGGGGCAACCACTCAACTACTCAG GTCCCCGACTTCTTAAATGCCAAAATCGATGGTATGCCCGTCATAGATGTGATTAAGGATCGTAAATGGTTGGAAGAAGAGTTCACTGAAAAGGTTCAAAAG AGAGGTGGTGTGCTTATTCAGAAATGGGGAAGATCGTCGGCTGCATCAACTGCTGTCTCAATCGTTGATGCCATACGAGCTTTAATCACTCCTACTCCCAAGGGTGATTGGTTTTCCACTGGT GTATATACTGATGGAAATCCTTACGGAATAGCTGAaggtattgtttttagtatgccaTGCCGATCAAAC GGAGATGGTGATTATGTACTTGTCAAGGATGTAATCTTTGATGACTACCTCCGAAATCGAATAGCCAAG ACTGAAGCTGAACTATTGGCTGAGAAGAGATGTGTGGCTCACCTAACAGGCGAG GGAATTGCTGTTTGTGATCTACCTGGTGATACAATGCTTCCAGGAGAAATGTAA